Proteins found in one Limnohabitans sp. TEGF004 genomic segment:
- a CDS encoding OmpA family protein yields MFIKTRRNTAATNEQVEESGYMASASDLMIGLLFIFIVMVMVLLSRKPEQPPEPPADPLATVVHTIGTRLQNAGVPVTINQVSGVISLPADTLFARGSAELEGLGVRTLRQSAEQLQQVLPCYIYSQRRRLPDDCPPNPQQVEIETILIEGHTDSVPLHRGDYNNWHLGLDRARAVYKVLGSEGMQSYRNEREQPVFGISSYADERPSSKDNDTQNRRVELRFVLAFQPTDTGAAKGPSSTLKKMQETVR; encoded by the coding sequence ATGTTCATCAAAACACGCCGCAACACCGCAGCCACCAATGAGCAGGTGGAAGAGTCGGGTTACATGGCTTCGGCCAGTGACTTGATGATTGGCCTGCTGTTCATCTTCATCGTGATGGTGATGGTGCTGCTCTCACGCAAGCCCGAGCAGCCGCCCGAGCCCCCCGCCGACCCACTTGCCACAGTGGTGCACACCATCGGGACCAGACTGCAAAACGCAGGTGTGCCGGTGACGATCAACCAAGTCTCGGGCGTCATCAGCTTGCCAGCCGACACCTTGTTTGCACGCGGTAGCGCCGAGCTGGAAGGCTTGGGCGTGCGCACGTTGCGCCAATCGGCCGAACAACTGCAACAAGTCTTGCCTTGCTACATCTATTCGCAACGCCGCCGTCTGCCAGACGACTGCCCGCCCAACCCGCAACAGGTGGAGATTGAAACCATCCTGATTGAAGGCCACACCGACTCTGTGCCGCTGCACCGTGGCGACTACAACAACTGGCATTTGGGCCTAGACCGCGCACGTGCGGTTTACAAAGTGCTGGGCTCGGAAGGCATGCAAAGCTACCGCAACGAGCGCGAGCAGCCCGTGTTTGGCATCAGCTCGTATGCCGATGAGCGCCCCAGCAGCAAAGACAACGACACACAAAACCGCCGCGTGGAGCTGCGCTTTGTGTTGGCCTTCCAGCCCACCGATACCGGCGCGGCCAAAGGCCCGAGCAGCACCTTGAAGAAGATGCAAGAGACGGTGCGCTGA
- a CDS encoding ParA family protein — MKVVVVANPKGGAGKSTLSTNIAGYFASQGHQVMLGDADTQQSSKFWLSQRPDTLPSIATWEYQPDLVLTAKPPRGTTHVVIDTPGGISGWRLQEVIERADKVIVPVMPSVFDMQATNEFLNQLVQITAKLPTQVGVVGNRVDTRTISAGNLRKFIESLQVPVLTYLRDTQYYLHMAAHGLSMFDITPSKVQKDLEQWEPICHWLDQD, encoded by the coding sequence ATGAAAGTCGTTGTTGTTGCCAATCCAAAAGGTGGTGCAGGTAAATCTACCCTCTCCACCAACATTGCCGGTTACTTTGCGTCGCAAGGCCACCAGGTCATGCTGGGCGATGCAGACACCCAACAGTCGTCCAAGTTTTGGCTGAGCCAGCGGCCTGACACCCTGCCGAGCATTGCCACTTGGGAATACCAACCCGACTTGGTTTTGACGGCCAAGCCACCCCGCGGTACCACCCATGTGGTGATTGACACACCGGGCGGCATCAGTGGTTGGCGCTTGCAAGAGGTGATTGAGCGGGCCGACAAGGTCATCGTGCCCGTCATGCCCAGTGTGTTTGACATGCAAGCTACGAATGAGTTTTTGAATCAGCTGGTGCAAATCACCGCCAAGCTGCCCACGCAAGTGGGCGTGGTGGGCAACCGTGTGGACACGCGCACCATCTCGGCGGGTAACTTGCGCAAGTTCATCGAGTCCTTGCAAGTACCCGTGCTGACCTACTTGCGTGATACCCAGTACTACTTGCACATGGCGGCGCACGGCTTGTCGATGTTTGACATCACGCCATCGAAAGTGCAAAAAGATTTAGAGCAGTGGGAGCCTATTTGCCATTGGCTCGACCAAGACTGA
- the recD gene encoding exodeoxyribonuclease V subunit alpha yields MTMLKDLLKQPWGQAHATPLTGLDTALANLLHSKQPSDDPRHLWLAALTSHQWGRGHACLDLATLQTQVAELLGWTDEQTATLPSKLHEAAATLPWTQGDASPLVLTEDTQGARLYLRRAWKAEQNIRLQLAQRLALPCEVPADLQQRLDELFTPTTDGTPDMQRLACEVAAQNRITLITGGPGTGKTTTVVKLLSLLVRTSPRELQIHLAAPTGKAAARLTESISNALTKMPADKRPHMPSQAQTLHRLLQTNSRANQVHQLATDVVVVDEASMIDLEMMARLLQAVPPTARLILLGDKDQLASVEAGAVMSQLCTGSLLKAQTVTLIHSHRFDAKSGIGQWARTVNADAADNTPALKALWNAAPDWLATLPLQQSVLLDEGGDAAEPDVTRLQLNNASDPKLAVGLRYGWRNWLALLDAHRPSKTAPAAPCSDAQAVALLKAFTEFCVLCAVREGPLGVVQLNAQVEHALGLGQSAWYAGRPVMVTRNDYALELMNGDIGLCLPGPDGVLRVAFPAVDGGVRWVMPSRLDSVETVFAMTVHKSQGSEFTHVLLVIPALESPVLTRELVYTGLTRAKKRLTLWAPQLGVLWNGCARRVLRSGGLGI; encoded by the coding sequence ATGACCATGCTCAAAGACCTGCTGAAACAACCTTGGGGACAAGCGCACGCCACGCCGCTGACCGGCTTAGACACAGCCTTGGCCAACTTGCTGCACAGCAAGCAACCCAGCGATGACCCACGCCACTTGTGGTTAGCAGCCCTCACCAGCCACCAATGGGGACGCGGCCATGCGTGCCTAGACCTTGCCACGCTACAAACGCAAGTCGCTGAGTTGTTGGGCTGGACCGACGAACAAACCGCCACACTCCCAAGCAAGCTGCATGAAGCCGCCGCCACCTTGCCGTGGACGCAAGGCGATGCTTCGCCGCTGGTGCTGACCGAAGACACACAAGGCGCACGTTTGTATTTACGCCGCGCATGGAAGGCTGAGCAAAACATTCGATTGCAACTGGCGCAGCGCTTAGCCCTGCCCTGCGAAGTGCCTGCGGATTTGCAACAACGCTTAGACGAGTTGTTCACGCCCACCACCGATGGCACGCCTGACATGCAACGCTTGGCCTGCGAGGTGGCCGCGCAAAACCGCATCACCCTCATCACCGGCGGGCCCGGCACGGGCAAAACCACCACGGTGGTGAAACTGCTGTCGCTGTTAGTGCGCACATCGCCACGCGAGCTGCAAATTCACTTGGCCGCCCCCACGGGCAAAGCAGCGGCGCGTTTGACCGAGTCGATCAGCAACGCACTCACCAAGATGCCCGCCGATAAGCGCCCGCACATGCCCAGCCAAGCGCAAACGCTGCACCGCTTGTTGCAAACCAATAGCCGCGCAAACCAAGTGCATCAGCTTGCCACCGATGTGGTGGTGGTCGACGAAGCGTCGATGATTGACTTAGAGATGATGGCCCGCCTGCTGCAAGCTGTGCCGCCGACTGCGCGTTTGATTTTGCTGGGCGACAAAGACCAGCTCGCGTCTGTAGAAGCTGGTGCGGTCATGTCCCAGCTGTGCACGGGCAGTTTGCTCAAAGCTCAAACCGTCACGCTCATTCACAGCCACCGCTTCGATGCCAAGAGCGGCATTGGCCAATGGGCACGCACCGTGAACGCGGACGCGGCCGACAACACACCCGCCCTCAAAGCCCTGTGGAACGCTGCACCCGATTGGCTGGCCACGTTGCCTTTGCAACAAAGCGTTCTCCTTGACGAAGGGGGCGATGCCGCAGAACCCGACGTGACCCGCCTGCAACTGAACAATGCCAGCGACCCCAAGCTGGCCGTGGGCCTGCGCTACGGTTGGCGCAATTGGCTGGCTTTGCTAGACGCACACCGCCCCAGTAAAACAGCGCCAGCTGCACCGTGCAGCGATGCGCAAGCGGTGGCGTTGCTCAAAGCCTTCACCGAGTTTTGTGTGTTGTGCGCGGTGCGCGAAGGCCCGCTGGGCGTGGTGCAGCTCAATGCACAAGTCGAGCACGCGCTGGGCTTAGGCCAAAGTGCTTGGTATGCCGGTCGCCCTGTGATGGTGACGCGAAACGACTACGCGCTAGAACTGATGAACGGCGACATTGGCCTGTGCCTGCCCGGGCCTGACGGTGTGTTGCGCGTGGCCTTCCCTGCGGTGGATGGTGGTGTGCGTTGGGTCATGCCCTCGCGTCTTGACAGTGTGGAAACCGTGTTTGCCATGACGGTGCACAAATCACAGGGCTCAGAGTTCACGCATGTGTTGCTGGTGATCCCAGCACTTGAGTCCCCCGTGCTCACGCGCGAGCTGGTGTACACCGGCCTCACACGCGCCAAAAAGCGCCTGACGCTGTGGGCCCCGCAGTTGGGCGTGCTGTGGAATGGCTGTGCGCGGCGCGTGTTGCGCAGCGGTGGTTTGGGCATTTAA
- the acs gene encoding acetate--CoA ligase, translated as MSDITIHQPSAEFVKQANVSGMAAYEALCKKAETDYEGFWAEQARELLSWKTPFTKVLDESNAPFFKWFEDGTLNASYNCLDRNIEKGLGDKTAIIFEADGGEVTKATYSQLLAKTCQYANALKSVGVKKGDRVMIYISMSIEGVAAMQACARIGATHSVVFGGFSAQSLRDRVEDTGAVAIITADQQVRGGKHLPLKAIVDEALTLGGCDSVKNVLVVKRTGGDIAMVAGRDQWMADLADKQATTCEPEWVGAEHPLFLLYTSGSTGKPKGVQHSTGGYLLHAALTTKWTFDLKDNDVFWCTADIGWVTGHTYITYGPLALGGTEIVFEGVPTYPDAGRFWKMIQDHKVSIFYTAPTAIRSLIKAAEANDAVHPKSYDLSSLRLLGSVGEPINPAAWEWYYKHVGGSRCPIVDTFWQTETGGHMITPLPGVTPMVPGSCTLPFPGIQAAIVDEAGNDMPNGQGGILVVKRPWPSMIRNIWGDSERFIKSYYPEEFKGKYYLAGDGAIRDEKTGYFTITGRIDDVLNVSGHRMGTMEIESALVSCTELVAEAAVVGRPDDTTGEAICAFVVLKRSRPTGDEAKAIAKILRDHVGKEIGPIAKPKDIRFGDNLPKTRSGKIMRRLLRSLAKNEAITQDTSTLENPAILDQLTDNH; from the coding sequence ATGAGCGACATCACCATTCACCAGCCATCAGCTGAGTTCGTCAAGCAAGCCAACGTATCCGGCATGGCCGCCTACGAAGCCTTGTGCAAAAAAGCTGAGACTGATTACGAAGGCTTTTGGGCCGAGCAAGCACGCGAGTTGCTGAGCTGGAAGACCCCCTTCACCAAAGTGCTCGATGAGAGCAACGCGCCTTTCTTCAAGTGGTTCGAAGACGGCACATTGAATGCCTCTTACAACTGCTTGGACCGCAACATCGAAAAAGGCTTGGGCGACAAGACCGCCATCATCTTCGAAGCCGACGGCGGCGAAGTGACCAAAGCCACTTACAGCCAATTGCTGGCCAAGACTTGCCAATACGCCAACGCCCTGAAATCAGTCGGCGTGAAAAAAGGCGACCGCGTGATGATCTACATCTCGATGTCGATCGAAGGCGTGGCCGCGATGCAAGCCTGCGCCCGTATCGGCGCAACCCACTCTGTGGTGTTCGGCGGCTTCTCAGCCCAATCTTTGCGTGACCGCGTGGAAGACACAGGCGCTGTGGCCATCATCACCGCTGACCAACAAGTGCGCGGTGGCAAGCATCTGCCTCTGAAAGCCATCGTCGACGAAGCTCTCACTTTGGGTGGTTGCGATTCTGTGAAAAACGTGTTGGTCGTCAAACGCACCGGTGGCGACATCGCCATGGTGGCAGGCCGCGACCAATGGATGGCCGACTTGGCCGACAAGCAAGCCACCACCTGCGAACCAGAATGGGTGGGCGCTGAGCACCCCCTGTTCTTGCTCTACACCTCAGGCTCCACAGGCAAGCCAAAAGGCGTGCAACACAGTACCGGCGGCTATCTTCTGCACGCAGCGTTGACCACCAAGTGGACCTTCGACTTGAAAGACAACGACGTGTTCTGGTGTACCGCCGACATCGGTTGGGTCACAGGCCACACTTACATCACCTACGGCCCATTGGCTTTGGGTGGCACTGAAATCGTGTTCGAAGGCGTGCCCACTTACCCAGACGCTGGCCGCTTCTGGAAGATGATCCAAGACCACAAAGTCTCGATCTTCTACACAGCGCCCACAGCGATCCGTTCACTCATCAAAGCTGCCGAAGCCAACGATGCTGTGCACCCAAAGAGCTACGACTTGTCTAGCCTGCGTTTGTTGGGTTCGGTCGGCGAGCCGATCAACCCAGCGGCTTGGGAGTGGTACTACAAGCACGTGGGCGGCAGCCGTTGCCCCATCGTCGACACCTTCTGGCAAACCGAAACCGGTGGTCACATGATCACCCCTCTGCCAGGCGTGACTCCTATGGTTCCCGGCTCTTGCACATTGCCCTTCCCCGGCATTCAAGCTGCCATCGTGGACGAGGCTGGTAACGACATGCCTAACGGCCAAGGCGGTATCTTGGTGGTCAAGCGCCCATGGCCTTCGATGATTCGCAACATCTGGGGTGACTCAGAGCGCTTCATCAAGAGCTACTACCCAGAAGAATTCAAGGGCAAGTACTACTTGGCTGGCGACGGCGCGATCCGCGACGAGAAAACGGGCTACTTCACCATCACTGGCCGTATCGACGACGTGTTGAACGTGTCTGGCCACCGCATGGGCACGATGGAAATCGAATCTGCCTTGGTGAGCTGCACCGAGTTGGTGGCTGAAGCCGCTGTGGTGGGTCGTCCGGACGACACCACGGGCGAAGCCATCTGCGCGTTTGTGGTGTTGAAGCGTTCACGCCCAACAGGCGACGAAGCCAAAGCGATTGCCAAAATCTTGCGCGACCACGTGGGCAAAGAAATTGGCCCCATCGCCAAGCCAAAAGACATCCGCTTCGGCGACAACTTGCCCAAGACCCGCTCTGGCAAGATCATGCGCCGCTTGCTGCGCAGCTTGGCCAAGAACGAGGCGATCACACAAGACACCTCGACCTTGGAAAACCCAGCGATTCTGGACCAGTTGACAGACAACCACTGA
- a CDS encoding polymer-forming cytoskeletal protein, with protein sequence MSEGSKDKSIFIGAGVVFKGSINAPNQAIISGTVEGDLVAKDVLIGAAGVVTGTTEADFIDVKGELNQSITSKSVLIVRNTGKVTGDVTYGEIEIERGGKVKGSMKQV encoded by the coding sequence ATGAGCGAAGGCAGCAAAGACAAAAGCATTTTCATTGGCGCCGGTGTGGTGTTCAAGGGCTCGATCAACGCCCCTAACCAAGCCATCATCTCAGGCACGGTGGAAGGCGACTTGGTTGCCAAAGATGTACTCATTGGTGCTGCAGGTGTGGTCACCGGTACCACCGAAGCTGACTTCATCGACGTCAAAGGCGAGTTGAACCAGTCCATCACCAGCAAAAGCGTGCTCATCGTGCGCAACACCGGCAAGGTCACGGGCGATGTGACTTACGGCGAAATCGAAATCGAACGTGGCGGCAAAGTCAAAGGCTCCATGAAGCAGGTCTAA
- a CDS encoding flagellar protein FlaG, with amino-acid sequence MPTIASPTAQTHAVPAAKPAPAKVSAGAAPQAPAEAPAKKVDPVQQMQADKEVRVQRLNQSLDRSQLNYSFDKQSSTLSVKVVNKQSGEFIRQLDFQGFQAMEFSTHGYKGRYVDNAA; translated from the coding sequence GTGCCCACCATTGCATCACCCACTGCTCAAACCCATGCTGTGCCGGCTGCCAAGCCCGCACCCGCAAAGGTGAGCGCGGGCGCAGCACCGCAAGCACCGGCAGAGGCGCCTGCCAAAAAAGTGGACCCTGTTCAGCAGATGCAGGCAGACAAAGAGGTGCGAGTGCAACGCCTGAACCAATCGTTGGATCGCAGTCAGCTCAATTACTCGTTTGACAAACAGTCCAGCACGCTGTCGGTGAAAGTGGTCAACAAGCAATCAGGCGAGTTCATTCGCCAGCTCGACTTCCAAGGTTTTCAAGCCATGGAATTCAGCACCCACGGCTACAAAGGCCGCTACGTGGACAACGCGGCTTAA
- a CDS encoding energy transducer TonB, with translation MPHSSPSHAAADTSTSAIQTMAASPYAARQRSPRKHLTGIGWVVLLHALLLWAISTGLARDVVQMTENTVEAVLMSEAPPPAPTPPPKTPLPKTPAPPPPAPTSTAPAITQTAAPPAAAPQAPAIRMGAVIQAGAHCAKPDYPSASRRMEEEGTVTLKFLIGVDGKVLQADVEKSSGFTRLDEAARNALSKCQFRPGTVDGKPEQSWASIKYTWRLE, from the coding sequence TTGCCTCACTCGTCCCCCTCACACGCAGCCGCTGACACCTCAACCAGCGCCATCCAAACAATGGCAGCTTCGCCCTATGCGGCGCGTCAACGCTCACCCCGCAAACATCTGACTGGCATTGGCTGGGTTGTGCTGCTCCACGCTCTGCTGCTGTGGGCCATCTCAACGGGCTTGGCACGCGATGTGGTGCAGATGACCGAGAACACCGTCGAGGCCGTGCTGATGTCTGAGGCGCCGCCGCCTGCGCCCACGCCGCCCCCCAAAACACCGCTGCCTAAAACACCCGCACCGCCGCCGCCTGCGCCCACCAGCACAGCACCGGCCATCACGCAAACTGCGGCACCGCCAGCAGCAGCACCCCAAGCGCCAGCCATTCGCATGGGTGCCGTCATTCAAGCGGGTGCACATTGCGCCAAGCCCGACTACCCCAGCGCCTCGCGCCGCATGGAAGAAGAAGGCACAGTGACGCTGAAGTTTTTGATTGGTGTGGACGGTAAGGTGTTGCAGGCCGATGTTGAAAAATCATCAGGCTTCACCCGCTTGGACGAAGCCGCACGCAATGCGCTATCGAAATGCCAGTTCCGCCCCGGCACGGTGGACGGTAAGCCCGAGCAAAGCTGGGCCAGCATCAAATACACCTGGCGCTTGGAATAA
- a CDS encoding EH signature domain-containing protein gives MHEFFAPLPQDFDQLAHAARTKRGGGFGKDPDLRTVGERTYSAFERVQFAPNSSAPRQRDWRHIPYALWLDAERGLHTHTPLTDRYFEVAVPEALASRRPLKWGRGLLHTYLQGFNPENPVFLKLAHTAREFFLDPRVLASLSETEANGLERLITTLDVLDPLNGPVHVANDILGMPADKTLAQWQERHALTQGFWLNNFCKQAFIEALQAPEEIRSTIGYVKRMCEWAMHDIGQPTQRLRYPLCRDEFAYSLLSPWFDRNPPQDIKNALLSELLRTLGDPRHNHAGWLGVRREAIETASRWLTSRTMDAFFEILRHTEDDIGPYRRRFWEAYFHAGHILEAWIALGEQAITELQKIDRSGERGYGELSYAKILGKIAPNQCVLMLRMGNILFCDWSHQGRLRAIAHNAKQAPKLYQNEYELFQLRFPTTLDFNDGQLDDPGLLHYESELGGWQDTARHFIDQHLGIHLELSELMPSETPSK, from the coding sequence ATGCACGAGTTTTTCGCCCCACTGCCGCAAGACTTTGACCAGCTGGCCCATGCTGCGCGGACCAAGCGTGGCGGCGGCTTTGGCAAAGACCCAGACTTGCGCACCGTGGGCGAGCGCACCTACAGCGCGTTTGAACGCGTGCAGTTTGCACCCAACAGCAGCGCACCGCGCCAACGCGATTGGCGACACATTCCCTACGCGCTGTGGCTCGACGCCGAGCGCGGCCTGCACACCCACACACCGTTGACCGACCGCTACTTTGAAGTGGCCGTGCCAGAGGCACTGGCCTCACGCCGTCCGCTCAAGTGGGGCCGTGGTTTGCTGCACACCTATTTGCAGGGCTTCAACCCAGAGAACCCCGTGTTCTTGAAGCTGGCCCACACGGCACGCGAGTTCTTCTTGGACCCACGCGTGTTGGCTTCGCTGTCCGAGACCGAAGCCAATGGCCTAGAGCGGCTCATCACCACCCTCGATGTGTTGGACCCGCTCAATGGCCCCGTGCATGTGGCCAACGATATTTTGGGCATGCCCGCCGACAAAACACTGGCGCAGTGGCAAGAGCGCCATGCGCTGACCCAAGGCTTTTGGCTGAACAACTTTTGCAAACAAGCCTTCATCGAAGCCTTGCAAGCCCCCGAAGAAATACGCAGCACCATTGGCTATGTGAAGCGTATGTGCGAATGGGCCATGCACGACATCGGCCAACCTACACAGCGCCTGCGCTACCCGCTGTGCCGCGACGAGTTTGCCTACAGCCTGCTCTCACCTTGGTTTGACCGCAACCCGCCACAAGACATCAAAAACGCACTGCTGTCTGAGTTGCTGCGCACCTTGGGCGACCCGCGCCACAACCACGCAGGCTGGCTGGGCGTGCGCCGCGAAGCCATCGAGACGGCTAGCCGCTGGCTAACCAGCCGCACCATGGATGCATTCTTTGAAATCTTGCGCCACACAGAAGATGACATTGGCCCCTACCGCCGCCGCTTCTGGGAAGCCTATTTCCACGCTGGCCATATTTTGGAAGCTTGGATTGCCTTGGGCGAACAGGCTATTACAGAGCTTCAAAAAATCGACCGTAGTGGGGAGCGGGGCTATGGCGAGCTGAGCTACGCCAAGATCTTGGGCAAGATCGCGCCTAACCAATGCGTGCTCATGCTGCGCATGGGCAATATCTTGTTTTGCGACTGGAGCCACCAAGGCCGTTTGCGCGCCATTGCACACAACGCCAAGCAAGCGCCCAAGCTGTACCAAAACGAGTACGAACTGTTCCAGCTGCGTTTCCCCACCACGCTGGACTTCAACGATGGCCAGCTGGACGACCCCGGCCTGTTGCACTACGAGTCCGAACTGGGCGGCTGGCAGGACACGGCGCGGCACTTCATTGATCAGCACCTGGGTATTCACTTAGAGCTCAGCGAGCTCATGCCCAGCGAAACGCCCAGTAAATAA
- a CDS encoding MotA/TolQ/ExbB proton channel family protein — protein sequence MLQHTFTRAAAALSTLAFSASVMAEEAVENPYGLSALWAQGDVVAKATLLILVIMSMGSWYVIFTKLAEQNRVLRFAKTAQDNFWTAGNVRQGADGLEEDSPFRFIAEKGLESAGKHTGLLGNINFNDWVTMSIQRAMNNVQSRMQDGLAVLATVGSTAPFVGLFGTVWGIYNALVKIGMSGQASIDKVAGPVGESLIMTAIGLAVAVPAVLGYNWLVRRNKVAMEEVHAFGADLHAVLLGSAQK from the coding sequence ATGTTGCAACACACCTTCACACGCGCCGCTGCCGCACTCTCAACACTGGCCTTCAGCGCCAGCGTCATGGCTGAAGAAGCCGTGGAGAACCCCTACGGCTTGTCCGCCCTGTGGGCTCAAGGCGACGTGGTGGCCAAGGCCACGCTGCTGATTTTGGTCATCATGAGCATGGGCAGCTGGTATGTGATCTTCACCAAGTTGGCTGAACAAAACCGCGTGTTGCGCTTTGCCAAAACGGCGCAAGACAACTTTTGGACCGCAGGCAATGTGCGCCAAGGCGCAGATGGCTTGGAAGAAGACAGCCCTTTCCGCTTCATCGCCGAAAAAGGTTTGGAGAGCGCAGGCAAGCACACCGGTTTGTTGGGCAACATCAACTTCAACGACTGGGTGACCATGAGCATCCAACGGGCCATGAACAACGTGCAAAGCCGCATGCAAGACGGCTTGGCCGTGTTGGCAACCGTGGGCTCGACCGCACCGTTCGTCGGTTTGTTTGGCACGGTCTGGGGCATTTACAACGCGCTGGTAAAAATTGGCATGTCGGGCCAAGCCAGCATCGACAAAGTGGCGGGCCCTGTGGGCGAGTCGCTCATCATGACGGCCATTGGTTTGGCTGTGGCTGTGCCTGCGGTGTTGGGCTACAACTGGTTGGTGCGCCGCAACAAAGTGGCGATGGAAGAAGTGCACGCCTTCGGCGCTGACTTGCACGCGGTGTTGTTGGGTTCGGCACAGAAGTAA
- a CDS encoding biopolymer transporter ExbD, whose protein sequence is MAMHLGPSEGDDELLTTINTTPLVDVMLVLLIIFLITIPVVTTSVKVDLPQEVQQPRETKPDNIILSVNAQGQAYLYDAPVRSNADLIKQLQTFAEKTPQPEVQIRGDAKTDFEAVGRVLYAAQVAGLTKVRFVTDPQGK, encoded by the coding sequence ATGGCCATGCACCTAGGCCCCAGCGAGGGCGACGATGAGTTGCTAACCACCATCAACACAACGCCTTTGGTGGATGTGATGTTGGTGCTGCTCATCATTTTTCTCATCACCATTCCGGTGGTAACCACCTCTGTCAAAGTGGATTTGCCACAAGAGGTACAACAACCGCGCGAAACCAAGCCAGACAACATCATCTTGTCGGTCAATGCGCAAGGCCAAGCTTATTTGTATGACGCGCCCGTGCGCAGCAACGCAGACCTGATCAAGCAGCTGCAAACCTTTGCCGAGAAAACGCCACAACCCGAAGTGCAAATTCGTGGCGACGCCAAGACCGACTTTGAAGCCGTGGGCCGCGTGCTGTATGCCGCGCAGGTGGCGGGGTTGACCAAGGTGAGGTTCGTAACGGACCCGCAGGGGAAATAA